The Limisphaera ngatamarikiensis genomic interval TGGTTTCGAAGATGAGCTGTGCTGCGGGGTTGCGTTGCTCGAGGAGCGCCTGAACGTACTCGAGGGTTTCGGGCAGGGAGAGCGGTTTGGGCAGTTGGAGGCCGGCGGGTTTGAGGAGCCGGCCGACGGCCTGCTGGGAGAGGTACTGGGCACAGACGCCCTGGTCGCCGGACCAATCGTCCCGGGGAGCGGAGGGTTGGAGATCAATCGGGACGAAAGCCAGTTCGTTGAGCCATGAGGTGAGGTGGCCTTCCGGGTTGACCCAACCGCCGGCCGTACTGGTGCCCATGGCCAGGCCGAGGACGGCTGACTGCTGGAGGATGATGGAACCGGCCAGTGCGGTGACTTCGCCGTCGTTGAGGACGACGAAGGGGACGTTACCCCAGGCCTGCTGGATTTCGATAAACAGGTTCCGGACGCGGGTTTCGAAGAGGTCGGGTGGCACACTGCGAAAGAGGGAGGCGACCTTGACCTGGTTGTTGACGTAGACGCCGGCGGCGCTGCCGCCGATGGCATCCACTCGGGGCAGGCGTTTGGCGGCGCTTTGGAGCGAGTCCATGATGCCTTCGAAGTGGTATTGCGGATCCGGTTGGGCGCAGGGGTTCCACGGGACTTCTTCGGAAAAGAGGACCTGGCCGTGGACGACGGCGGCGACCTTGCGGTCGCTGCCGCCGAGGTCGAAACCGATCCGGCAACCTTCCAGGTGCCGGCCGATGCGGATGTGGGATTTGCGCTCCGGGGGCGGGTTCGGGGTGGGGACGATTTCGAACGGGCGATCGTAGATGCGGTGGGCGATGGTCTCGGCGTCGAAACGTCCGGTGGGGGTGTGGTGGTAGTGGGCGCGGAGCTGATCGACGAGGTCGGTGGGGGCGTTGAGGTACAATCGCCATCCGCCGCGGGCCCAGAGCAGGGTTTTGAGGACGCGTTCGAGGAAGGCGAAGTTGGCGTGGGCGTGCGGGTGGCCGGGCGGGAACAGGGGAATGACGTGATGGGAGACGAGGCCGTTGGGTTGTTCGAGGGCGAGTGTGACGGAGGTTGGATGGGGACAGGCTGCGGCGGCGGCGATGAAGCGCCGGTAGGCCAGGGCGATGGGACGGAAGCCCGGGTCGAGCGGCGGCACGACGGCCGGTGGAACCTGGAGCAGTTCGAGTTCGGCGCTCATGACAGGTCTGGCATAGGCCGGGACGGGTTTGGAGGCAACCGGGAAGCGGCAGGCGGCCAGCTAGCAACCGGGTGGGGGCCGGGGCCGTGGTTGTGGCAGGGGGTCAATCAGGCAGCCGCCCGGTCACGAGGAGGTGCCGGTCACTGATGACCCGCACGGTGAGTGTGTGGAGTTGGGCCGCACGGAGCTGTTGGCGGACTTCGGAGGGGGTGAAGGCGGCGAGGAGGGAGCGATAGAAATCGCGCTGGAGGACTCGGGGTTCGCCGGCGGCGTAGCGTTGGACGAGTTGGCGGGCGTGGGCGGGGGAGCGGGGTCGGCGAAGGTCGGCCACGAGGACGAGGGTGCCCGGGCGTCCGTATTTGCGGATGGCGTGCCAGAGGACCATGGGATCGGGCAGGTGGTGGAGGAAACTGGTGGCCACGATGATGTCGTAGGGGCCCCGCGGGATGCGGGCTTGGGGGAGGCGTCCGAGGCGGTATCGGATGCGTTGGTGCAGGTCGGGTTCGCGGGCGG includes:
- a CDS encoding ROK family protein, producing the protein MSAELELLQVPPAVVPPLDPGFRPIALAYRRFIAAAAACPHPTSVTLALEQPNGLVSHHVIPLFPPGHPHAHANFAFLERVLKTLLWARGGWRLYLNAPTDLVDQLRAHYHHTPTGRFDAETIAHRIYDRPFEIVPTPNPPPERKSHIRIGRHLEGCRIGFDLGGSDRKVAAVVHGQVLFSEEVPWNPCAQPDPQYHFEGIMDSLQSAAKRLPRVDAIGGSAAGVYVNNQVKVASLFRSVPPDLFETRVRNLFIEIQQAWGNVPFVVLNDGEVTALAGSIILQQSAVLGLAMGTSTAGGWVNPEGHLTSWLNELAFVPIDLQPSAPRDDWSGDQGVCAQYLSQQAVGRLLKPAGLQLPKPLSLPETLEYVQALLEQRNPAAQLIFETIGVYLGYQIAYLAGFYPLRHVLVLGRVTTGPAGQILIQRAQQVLQTEFPDLAATITLHLPDERFKRHGQAIAAASLPETQPTPNPT
- a CDS encoding class I SAM-dependent methyltransferase; translated protein: MKRVPEPELMTETEQARAYAQADFSEPHSRYVELFLQTFPDRPRRASVLDLGCGPGDVTRRFARACPHYRFLGVDGSPAMLRLARRLTAREPDLHQRIRYRLGRLPQARIPRGPYDIIVATSFLHHLPDPMVLWHAIRKYGRPGTLVLVADLRRPRSPAHARQLVQRYAAGEPRVLQRDFYRSLLAAFTPSEVRQQLRAAQLHTLTVRVISDRHLLVTGRLPD